The Salminus brasiliensis chromosome 8, fSalBra1.hap2, whole genome shotgun sequence genome has a window encoding:
- the glra2 gene encoding glycine receptor subunit alpha-2 isoform X2 has product MGVRGGARKPRRLTGMTRAVLQLFTTLFACMIEMDHLRILLAKEHDRSSTRGSPSTMSPSDFLDKLMGKTSGYDARIRPNFKGPPVNVTCNIFINSFGSVTETTMDYRVNIFLRQKWNDPRLAYSEYPDPSLDLDPSMLDSIWKPDLFFANEKGANFHDVTTDNKLLRISKDGTVLYSIRLTLILSCPMDLKNFPMDVQTCTMQLESFGYTMNDLIFEWLDEGPVQVAEGLTLPQFIMREEKELGYCTKHYNTGKFTCIEVKFKLERQMGYYLIQMYIPSLLIVILSWVSFWINMDAAPARVALGITTVLTMTTQSSGSRASLPKVSYVKAIDIWMAVCLLFVFAALLEYAGVNFVSRQQKEFLRLKRRQKRNLKEEELREGRFHFSGYSMAPCMKDGTVVKSATVNAVQQPSALRDSEHNRKKFVDRAKRIDTISRAAFPLAFLIFNIFYWITYKIIRHGTAAKV; this is encoded by the exons ATGGGAGTCCGTGGAGGCGCGCGGAAGCCCAGAAGACTCACAGGGATGACTCGCGCTGTCCTCCAACTCTTCACAACTTTGTTCGCGTGCATGATCGAGATGGATCACCTCAG GATACTGTTAGCGAAGGAGCATGACCGCTCATCTACACGAGGCTCCCCTTCAACCATGTCCCCTTCGGACTTCCTGGACAAGCTGATGGGCAAAACGTCCGGCTACGACGCACGGATAAGACCCAACTTCAAAG GTCCGCCTGTAAACGTCACCTGCAATATTTTTATCAACAGCTTCGGCTCCGTGACCGAGACGACCATG GACTACAGAGTGAACATCTTCCTGAGGCAGAAGTGGAACGACCCCCGGCTTGCCTACAGCGAGTACCCGGACCCCTCGTTGGACCTGGACCCATCCATGTTGGATTCCATCTGGAAACCTGACCTGTTCTTCGCCAATGAGAAAGGAGCCAACTTCCATGACGTTACCACTGACAACAAGCTCCTGAGGATCTCCAAGGATGGAACGGTTCTCTACAGCATCAG GCTGACCTTAATCCTGTCCTGCCCGATGGATCTAAAGAACTTCCCCATGGACGTGCAGACCTGCACCATGCAGCTGGAGAGTT TCGGCTACACGATGAACGACCTGATTTTTGAGTGGCTGGACGAGGGGCCTGTGCAGGTAGCCGAGGGTCTGACCCTTCCTCAGTTCatcatgagagaggagaaggagctgggCTACTGCACCAAACACTACAACACAG GTAAGTTCACCTGCATTGAGGTGAAGTTTAAGCTGGAGAGGCAGATGGGTTACTACCTGATCCAGATGTACATCCCTAGCCTGCTCATCGTCATCCTATCCTGGGTCTCTTTCTGGATCAACATGGACGCCGCTCCTGCCCGCGTGGCCCTGGGCATCACCACCGTCCTCACCATGACCACACAGAGCTCCGGCTCCAGAGCATCACTGCCCAAG GTTTCGTATGTGAAGGCTATAGACATCTGGATGGCCGTGTGTCTGCTGTTCGTCTTCGCTGCTTTGCTGGAATACGCAGGAGTAAACTTTGTATCCAGGCAACAGAAAGAGTTCCTGCGGCTGAAGCGAAGGCAAAAGCGAAATCTCAAG GAGGAAGAGCTGAGGGAGGGACGTTTCCACTTCTCCGGCTACAGCATGGCTCCGTGTATGAAGGACGGCACGGTGGTGAAAAGCGCCACGGTCAACGCCGTCCAGCAGCCCTCCGCCCTGAGGGACAGCGAGCACAACAGgaagaagtttgtggacagagcCAAGAGGATTGACACCATCTCCAGAGCGGCCTTCCCTCTGGCCTTCCTCATCTTTAACATCTTCTACTGGATCACTTACAAAATAATCCGGCACGGCACCGCCGCCAAAGTGTAG
- the glra2 gene encoding glycine receptor subunit alpha-2 isoform X1, with protein MGVRGGARKPRRLTGMTRAVLQLFTTLFACMIEMDHLRILLAKEHDRSSTRGSPSTMSPSDFLDKLMGKTSGYDARIRPNFKGPPVNVTCNIFINSFGSIAETTMDYRVNIFLRQKWNDPRLAYSEYPDPSLDLDPSMLDSIWKPDLFFANEKGANFHDVTTDNKLLRISKDGTVLYSIRLTLILSCPMDLKNFPMDVQTCTMQLESFGYTMNDLIFEWLDEGPVQVAEGLTLPQFIMREEKELGYCTKHYNTGKFTCIEVKFKLERQMGYYLIQMYIPSLLIVILSWVSFWINMDAAPARVALGITTVLTMTTQSSGSRASLPKVSYVKAIDIWMAVCLLFVFAALLEYAGVNFVSRQQKEFLRLKRRQKRNLKEEELREGRFHFSGYSMAPCMKDGTVVKSATVNAVQQPSALRDSEHNRKKFVDRAKRIDTISRAAFPLAFLIFNIFYWITYKIIRHGTAAKV; from the exons ATGGGAGTCCGTGGAGGCGCGCGGAAGCCCAGAAGACTCACAGGGATGACTCGCGCTGTCCTCCAACTCTTCACAACTTTGTTCGCGTGCATGATCGAGATGGATCACCTCAG GATACTGTTAGCGAAGGAGCATGACCGCTCATCTACACGAGGCTCCCCTTCAACCATGTCCCCTTCGGACTTCCTGGACAAGCTGATGGGCAAAACGTCCGGCTACGACGCACGGATAAGACCCAACTTCAAAG GTCCCCCTGTAAACGTCACCTGCAACATATTTATCAACAGCTTTGGTTCTATAGCTGAAACTACCATG GACTACAGAGTGAACATCTTCCTGAGGCAGAAGTGGAACGACCCCCGGCTTGCCTACAGCGAGTACCCGGACCCCTCGTTGGACCTGGACCCATCCATGTTGGATTCCATCTGGAAACCTGACCTGTTCTTCGCCAATGAGAAAGGAGCCAACTTCCATGACGTTACCACTGACAACAAGCTCCTGAGGATCTCCAAGGATGGAACGGTTCTCTACAGCATCAG GCTGACCTTAATCCTGTCCTGCCCGATGGATCTAAAGAACTTCCCCATGGACGTGCAGACCTGCACCATGCAGCTGGAGAGTT TCGGCTACACGATGAACGACCTGATTTTTGAGTGGCTGGACGAGGGGCCTGTGCAGGTAGCCGAGGGTCTGACCCTTCCTCAGTTCatcatgagagaggagaaggagctgggCTACTGCACCAAACACTACAACACAG GTAAGTTCACCTGCATTGAGGTGAAGTTTAAGCTGGAGAGGCAGATGGGTTACTACCTGATCCAGATGTACATCCCTAGCCTGCTCATCGTCATCCTATCCTGGGTCTCTTTCTGGATCAACATGGACGCCGCTCCTGCCCGCGTGGCCCTGGGCATCACCACCGTCCTCACCATGACCACACAGAGCTCCGGCTCCAGAGCATCACTGCCCAAG GTTTCGTATGTGAAGGCTATAGACATCTGGATGGCCGTGTGTCTGCTGTTCGTCTTCGCTGCTTTGCTGGAATACGCAGGAGTAAACTTTGTATCCAGGCAACAGAAAGAGTTCCTGCGGCTGAAGCGAAGGCAAAAGCGAAATCTCAAG GAGGAAGAGCTGAGGGAGGGACGTTTCCACTTCTCCGGCTACAGCATGGCTCCGTGTATGAAGGACGGCACGGTGGTGAAAAGCGCCACGGTCAACGCCGTCCAGCAGCCCTCCGCCCTGAGGGACAGCGAGCACAACAGgaagaagtttgtggacagagcCAAGAGGATTGACACCATCTCCAGAGCGGCCTTCCCTCTGGCCTTCCTCATCTTTAACATCTTCTACTGGATCACTTACAAAATAATCCGGCACGGCACCGCCGCCAAAGTGTAG
- the fancb gene encoding Fanconi anemia group B protein, whose amino-acid sequence MATQKCVRVISLCGSLLVFQCERTNPKGAEIAFWRMAFSQDLGGFFNKDGRTRSMYKNSSRDVDVVCCTSAVDVKSRQKVPCILLRLRKKASQCFKYMLYSLDGSASARLHVEFALPYEVGDRISVLRGPTLVWSHEDRVFYTSSDVGGVREVPIPLTVSFVGELPLPQRGIGILGSEIGQREDLFEANKANEILLYFLEDGRTFRGTCLLPDAYNSVIKCMEVLSAEEADESLRSTVLAATCRKQLVRFENGLPEDVCALPYEQPQSIRIVHGGDGGCIIAVVFNQGKVCAVWKDSFKVAACWTGVSSLLVDDFLGYGSEQMLLLFEDPAEEILGNFLLTDLCGVHYSCGRADREDLHRSDPAQENVLLTVKALDSRLQSGLAFLQELQRDLSVKERVLQQSVTALADLVSDREHVPPPPQQEGLVSVWDEDSEEEDKEGYVLDEEMQTGPGHCAPEVKRFWHRVVGESLVFGMLLKPNTDVSEGCVTGSVLLEPSGGVASSVVVQSRSKTLPYPELPPTAGLDLDPPSAKRSRTPPGGSEAHRPPQLALLTSTDLTAGLLSCSRVTCSVLLHSSSPKSGPAVRQCSRFSLDIKDVLHGALDPGLLRDCSAVSDESREDLLSLLAACESWLFRVESFEHTLVDMSAWLVDRLGAKPVGVSPQYLLIRSTQPSSTMLIHWQPYGSFQALLRVHCSGQFAVVRFLHSLCDFLPASHHVRPLRSSAPREDGQGLTFYLEREIRTLKEDMASLFRDGQEVEEQGFRDEAWQTPASPERLNRCRGEWQRERERSSRALHPQVDALQYRTLLDSLIQAQLDGDIAALVEAQRGEG is encoded by the exons ATGGCGACTCAGAAGTGCGTCCGAGTGATCTCCCTCTGTGGAAGCCTCCTCGTATTCCAGTGTGAGCGTACAAATCCGAAAGGCGCAGAGATCGCCTTCTGGAGGATGGCCTTTAGCCAGGACTTGGGTGGCTTCTTCAACAAGGACGGTCGAACACGCTCCATGTATAAGAACTCCTCCAGAGACGTTGACGTTGTTTGCTGCACCTCAGCTGTGGACGTCAAATCGAGGCAAAAAGTGCCTTGCATTTTATTGAGGCTGCGCAAAAAGGCATCCCAGTGTTTCAAGTACATGCTTTACTCTTTGGATGGTTCAGCCAGTGCCAGGCTCCACGTAGAGTTTGCGTTACCCTATGAGGTGGGAGATCGCATCTCAGTGTTGCGTGGGCCCACTTTGGTGTGGAGTCACGAGGACAGGGTCTTCTACACCTCCTCAGACGTTGGTGGAGTGAGGGAAGTCCCTATTCCGTTGACTGTCAGCTTTGTTGGAGAGTTGCCTCTTCCTCAAAGAGGAATAGGCATTCTCGGTTCCGAAATAGGGCAAAGAGAGGACCTGTTTGAAGCCAACAAAGCGAACGAAATCCTGCTGTACTTCCTTGAGGATGGCAGGACCTTCAGAGGAACGTGCCTTTTACCTGATGCCTACAATTCAGTCATCAAATGCATGGAGGTGCTCTCAGCTGAAGAGGCGGATGAGTCACTGAGGTCCACGGTCCTGGCCGCTACCTGCAGGAAACAGCTGGTTCGTTTTGAGAATGGATTACCCGAAGATGTGTGCGCTCTGCCATAcgagcagccccagagcatccgGATTGTTCATGGCGGAGACGGAGGCTGCATCATCGCTGTCGTTTTCAATCAAGGCAAAGTGTGTGCCGTGTGGAAGGACAGCTTTAAG GTTGCAGCCTGCTGGACAGGGGTGAGCTCCCTGCTGGTGGATGACTTTCTCGGCTATGGATCAGAgcagatgctgctgctgtttgaaGATCCTGCAGAAGAAATCCTTGGAAACTTCCTCCTTACTGACCTCTGTGGTGTCCATTACTCG TGTGGAAGAGCAGATAGAGAAGACCTGCATCGGAGTGATCCAGCCCAGGAGAATGTGCTTCTGACCGTTAAAGCTTTAGACTCCAGACTGCAG AGCGGCCTGGCCTTCCTGCAGGAGCTCCAGAGAGATTTGAGTGTTAAAGAGCGAGTTTTGCAGCAGTCCGTGACGGCTCTTGCTGATCTGGTGTCGGACAGAGAGCATGTCCCGCCTCCTCCACAGCAG GAGGGGTTGGTGAGTGTGTGGGATGAGGACAGTGAGGAGGAGGATAAGGAGGGGTATGTTCTGGATGAGGAGATGCAGACTGGGCCTGGGCACTGTGCTCCTGAGGTGAAGAGATTCTGGCACAGAGTCGTCGGGGAGAGCCTGGTCTTTGGGATGCTGCTTAAACCAAACACTGACGT TTCGGAGGGCTGTGTGACCGGATCTGTCCTGCTGGAGCCCAGCGGAGGTGTAGCATCTAGCGTTGTGGTCCAGAGCCGGAGTAAAACTCTGCCATATCCTGAGCTCCCACCCACCGCAGGCCTGGACCTGGACCCTCCATCAGCGAAAAGAAGCAGGACACCCCCTGGTGGCTCAGAGGCCCACAGACCCCCACAGCTGGCCTTGCTAACATCTACTGACCTCACAGCAGGTTTACTGTCCTGCAGCAGGGTTACCTGCTCTGTCCTCCTCCACTCGTCGTCTCCCAAATCAGGACCCGCTGTGCGTCAGTGTAGCCGGTTCAGTCTAGACATAAAGGACGTGCTTCATGGGGCGCTTGACCCAGGCCTGCTGAGGGACTGCAGCGCAGTCTCAG ATGAGTCCAGGGAGGACCTCCTGAGCCTGTTGGCAGCATGTGAATCATGGCTGTTCCGGGTGGAAAGTTTTGAGCACACACTGGTGGACATGTCCGCATGGCTGGTGGATAGGCTGGGGGCTAAACCGGTTGGGGTCAGTCCACAGTACCTGTTAATTAGGTCCACACAGCCATCCTCCACCATGCTTATCCACTGGCAACCTTATGGATCTTTTCAAGCTCTGCTCCGTGTCCACTGCAG TGGTCAGTTCGCCGTTGTGCGTTTCCTGCACTCTCTCTGTGATTTCCTGCCAGCTTCTCATCATGTCCGACCACTCAGGAGCTCCGCCCCTCGGGAGGACGGCCAGGGCCTTACCTTCTATCTGGAGAGAGAGATCCGTACGCTAAAAGAGGACATGGCCTCCCTATTCCGTGATGGGCAGGAAGTGGAGGAGCAGGGGTTTAGAGACGAGGCCTGGCAGACCCCCGCCTCTCCAGAGCGGCTCAACCGCTGCAGGGGGGAGtggcagagagagcgagaaagaagcAGCCGGGCGTTGCATCCTCAGGTGGACGCTTTGCAGTACCGCACCCTGTTAGACAGCTTGATTCAGGCACAGCTGGATGGAGACATCGCCGCCCTTGTGGAGGCGCAGAGGGGTGAG GGCTGA